A single Pseudomonas brassicacearum DNA region contains:
- the rlmF gene encoding 23S rRNA (adenine(1618)-N(6))-methyltransferase RlmF: MTAPRTPKPARQKPKSAPPAKAVAPREKASLHPRNRHQGRYDFPALIKSTPELAKFVIINPYGKESIDFASPEAVRVFNRALLKSFYGIAHWDIPTDYLCPPVPGRADYVHFLADLLASHNAGEIPRGAAVKVLDIGTGANCVYPLIGYSDYRWHFLGSEIDPTAIASAKAIVQSNGLNKAIQLRQQANRKQILLGLLEDGERFDLTMCNPPFHASLEEATKGSQRKWRALGKADPKRKLPVLNFGGQAAELWCEGGEARFVTQLIGESAQLAGQVLWFSTLVSKASNLPAIQAALKKAGALHSQVVEMSQGQKQSRFVAWTFQTEAQQQAWRQARWIRKDQKDTAPL, translated from the coding sequence ATGACCGCCCCCCGCACACCCAAACCTGCCCGCCAGAAGCCCAAGTCCGCCCCGCCGGCCAAAGCCGTGGCACCGCGCGAGAAAGCCAGCCTGCATCCGCGCAACCGCCACCAGGGCCGCTATGACTTCCCAGCGTTGATCAAGAGCACGCCGGAACTGGCGAAGTTCGTGATCATCAACCCCTATGGCAAGGAAAGCATCGACTTCGCCAGCCCCGAAGCCGTACGGGTGTTCAACCGGGCGCTGCTTAAATCCTTCTATGGCATCGCTCATTGGGACATTCCGACCGATTACCTGTGCCCTCCAGTGCCAGGGCGTGCGGACTATGTGCATTTCCTCGCCGATTTGCTCGCCAGCCACAACGCTGGTGAAATTCCCCGCGGGGCGGCGGTCAAGGTGCTGGACATTGGCACCGGCGCCAACTGCGTCTATCCGCTGATCGGCTACAGCGACTACCGCTGGCACTTCCTGGGCTCGGAGATCGACCCGACGGCCATCGCCTCGGCCAAGGCCATCGTCCAGTCCAATGGCTTGAACAAGGCCATCCAGTTGCGCCAGCAAGCCAACCGCAAGCAGATTCTCCTAGGCCTGCTGGAAGACGGCGAACGGTTCGACCTGACGATGTGCAACCCGCCGTTCCATGCCTCCCTGGAGGAAGCCACCAAGGGCAGCCAGCGCAAGTGGCGGGCACTGGGCAAGGCCGATCCGAAGCGCAAGCTGCCGGTGCTGAATTTCGGCGGTCAAGCTGCGGAGTTGTGGTGCGAGGGTGGGGAAGCCCGATTCGTGACGCAACTGATCGGCGAAAGCGCACAACTGGCCGGGCAAGTGCTGTGGTTCAGCACCCTGGTGTCGAAGGCGTCGAACCTGCCAGCGATTCAAGCCGCACTGAAAAAGGCCGGGGCGCTGCACAGTCAGGTGGTGGAGATGTCCCAGGGCCAGAAACAGAGTCGTTTCGTGGCCTGGACCTTCCAGACCGAGGCGCAGCAGCAGGCCTGGCGCCAGGCCCGCTGGATTCGCAAGGATCAGAAAGACACGGCTCCACTGTAG
- a CDS encoding HU family DNA-binding protein, with product MALTKDQLIADLAESVDAPKATVRALLDQLGQVVADQLENGGEITLPGVGKLKVTERPARTGRNPSTGAAIEIAAKKVIKLVVAKGLTDAVNK from the coding sequence ATGGCTCTTACTAAAGACCAACTGATCGCTGATTTGGCTGAATCTGTAGACGCACCAAAAGCTACCGTGCGTGCTCTGCTGGACCAACTGGGCCAAGTCGTTGCCGATCAGCTGGAAAATGGCGGCGAAATCACTCTGCCAGGCGTTGGCAAGCTGAAAGTCACCGAGCGTCCTGCCCGTACCGGCCGCAACCCTTCGACTGGCGCTGCCATCGAAATCGCAGCCAAGAAAGTGATCAAGCTGGTTGTGGCCAAAGGCCTGACCGACGCGGTCAACAAGTAA
- the yejK gene encoding nucleoid-associated protein YejK: MPIRHCIVHLIDKKPDGTPAVLHARDSELAESAAIENMLADLNESYNAKQGKAWGFFHAESGAHPFSGWLKEYLDGGKDFTAFSRVAVEHLQKLMEESNLSVGGHVLFAHYQQGMTDYLAIALLHHSEGVAVTDELDVTPSRHLDLGQLHLAARINVSEWQNNKQSRQYISFIKGKNGKKVSEYFRDFIGCQEGVDGPGETRTLLKAFSDFVESEDLPEDDAREKTKTLVDYASSQAKLGEPMGLEELSELIDEDRPKAFYDHIRNKDYGLSPEIPADKRTLNQFRRFTGRAEGLSISFEAHLLGSKIEYDEEAGTLIIKGLPTSLTDQLKRRN; this comes from the coding sequence ATGCCGATCCGTCATTGCATCGTCCACCTGATCGACAAAAAACCCGACGGCACCCCTGCCGTGCTCCATGCCCGCGACTCCGAACTGGCAGAGTCCGCGGCCATCGAGAACATGCTCGCCGACCTCAACGAAAGCTATAACGCCAAGCAAGGCAAGGCCTGGGGCTTTTTCCATGCCGAGTCCGGGGCGCATCCGTTCAGCGGCTGGCTGAAGGAGTACCTGGACGGCGGCAAGGATTTCACCGCGTTCAGTCGCGTGGCGGTGGAACACCTGCAAAAGCTGATGGAGGAGTCCAACCTGTCGGTGGGCGGCCACGTGCTGTTCGCCCATTACCAGCAAGGCATGACCGATTACCTGGCCATCGCCCTGCTGCACCACAGCGAAGGCGTGGCGGTGACCGATGAGCTGGACGTGACCCCGTCCCGCCACCTGGACCTGGGCCAGTTGCACCTGGCGGCGCGGATCAACGTGTCGGAATGGCAGAACAACAAGCAGTCCAGGCAATACATCTCGTTCATCAAGGGCAAGAACGGCAAGAAGGTTTCGGAGTACTTCCGCGATTTCATTGGCTGCCAGGAAGGCGTCGACGGCCCCGGCGAAACCCGTACCCTGCTCAAGGCCTTCAGTGACTTCGTCGAAAGCGAAGACCTACCGGAAGACGACGCCCGGGAAAAGACCAAGACCCTGGTCGACTACGCCAGCAGCCAGGCCAAGCTCGGCGAGCCGATGGGCCTGGAAGAACTCTCCGAGCTGATCGACGAAGATCGACCGAAAGCCTTCTACGATCACATCCGCAACAAGGACTACGGGTTGTCGCCGGAGATCCCGGCGGATAAACGCACCCTCAACCAATTCCGCCGCTTCACCGGCCGCGCCGAAGGCTTGTCCATCAGCTTCGAAGCGCACTTGCTGGGTTCCAAGATCGAGTATGACGAGGAAGCCGGTACGTTGATCATCAAAGGGTTGCCCACGTCGCTCACCGATCAGCTCAAGCGGCGCAACTGA
- a CDS encoding glutaredoxin family protein translates to MLAGALKKCLLVLLVVVAYQNWGKIERVFNPSQMVAEQIRSNARVVLYATDWCGYCKATRRFLDEKGVPFREFDIEKDTEARKTYEALGGRGIPILDVNGTLIRGYEPENILRALSAI, encoded by the coding sequence ATGCTCGCCGGGGCGCTGAAGAAGTGCCTGCTGGTTCTGCTGGTGGTGGTGGCCTATCAGAACTGGGGCAAGATCGAGCGGGTGTTCAACCCGTCGCAGATGGTTGCCGAGCAGATTCGCAGCAATGCCCGCGTGGTGCTGTACGCCACCGACTGGTGCGGCTACTGCAAGGCCACCCGGCGGTTCCTGGATGAAAAAGGCGTGCCGTTTCGCGAGTTCGATATCGAGAAGGACACCGAAGCGCGCAAGACCTATGAGGCGCTGGGTGGCCGGGGGATTCCGATCCTGGATGTGAACGGCACGTTGATTCGTGGGTATGAGCCGGAGAATATTCTCAGGGCATTGTCCGCGATATAG
- a CDS encoding glutathione S-transferase family protein codes for MSELILHHYPTSPFAEKARLLLGFKGLSWRSVSIPPMMPKPDLTALTGGYRKTPVLQIGADIYCDTSLMARRLEQEKASPALFPEGREMIAASFAAWADSVVFQHAVSLVFQPESVAVRFAKLSPEAIKAFVSDRAGLFSGGTTTRLAAEQAKHQWPTIMARLEQQLQREEGDFLLGDPSIADFAMAHSLWFLKGTPVTSPLVDAYPAVSAWLARVLGFGHGASSQMSAEEALEVARNATPAALPDEAFDEPNGFTTGQQVSIAATDYGVDPVAGELVFAGSEELILRREDARGGVVHVHFPRLGFRIEAR; via the coding sequence ATGTCAGAGCTGATCCTTCATCATTACCCAACGTCTCCTTTCGCGGAAAAAGCCCGACTGCTGCTGGGCTTCAAGGGGCTGTCCTGGCGTTCGGTGAGCATCCCGCCGATGATGCCCAAGCCTGACCTGACGGCGCTGACGGGCGGTTATCGCAAAACCCCGGTCTTGCAGATCGGCGCGGATATCTATTGCGATACGTCACTGATGGCCCGCCGCCTGGAGCAGGAGAAAGCCTCGCCGGCGCTGTTCCCCGAAGGCCGCGAGATGATCGCCGCGTCTTTCGCGGCGTGGGCCGATTCGGTGGTGTTCCAGCATGCGGTGAGCCTGGTGTTCCAGCCGGAGTCGGTGGCGGTACGTTTCGCCAAGCTATCGCCCGAAGCGATCAAGGCGTTCGTCAGCGACCGCGCCGGGCTGTTCAGCGGTGGCACGACGACCCGCTTGGCTGCCGAGCAGGCCAAGCACCAATGGCCGACGATCATGGCGCGCCTGGAGCAACAGTTGCAGCGTGAGGAGGGTGATTTCCTGTTGGGTGATCCGTCGATTGCCGACTTCGCCATGGCCCATTCGCTGTGGTTCCTCAAGGGCACTCCGGTGACCTCGCCGCTGGTGGATGCGTATCCGGCTGTTTCGGCATGGTTGGCGCGGGTGCTGGGTTTTGGTCATGGTGCCTCGAGCCAGATGAGTGCTGAAGAGGCCTTGGAGGTTGCTCGCAACGCTACGCCGGCAGCGCTGCCGGATGAGGCATTCGATGAGCCGAACGGTTTCACGACAGGGCAACAGGTGAGCATCGCCGCGACCGACTATGGTGTTGATCCGGTGGCTGGGGAGTTGGTGTTTGCCGGGAGCGAGGAATTGATTCTGCGTCGTGAAGACGCGCGTGGCGGGGTGGTGCATGTGCACTTTCCGCGGCTCGGGTTTCGGATCGAGGCTCGATGA
- a CDS encoding GIY-YIG nuclease family protein: MTTAAPSPDLPAQGPAEADKPWFVYLVRAANGSLYCGISDDPVRRFAKHQSGKGARFFLSSPAVALVYTEACRDKGEALRQERLIKKLRKSAKECLVASALSLHQPG; encoded by the coding sequence GTGACGACTGCCGCCCCCTCTCCCGATCTGCCTGCACAAGGCCCCGCCGAAGCGGACAAACCCTGGTTCGTCTACCTGGTGCGGGCCGCCAACGGCTCGCTGTACTGCGGCATCAGTGATGACCCGGTGCGGCGTTTCGCCAAGCATCAAAGCGGCAAGGGCGCACGCTTCTTCCTTTCCAGCCCGGCAGTGGCCCTGGTGTACACCGAGGCTTGTCGCGACAAGGGCGAGGCCCTGCGCCAGGAGCGGCTGATCAAAAAGCTCAGGAAAAGCGCCAAGGAATGCCTGGTGGCCAGTGCGCTGTCGCTACATCAGCCGGGCTGA
- a CDS encoding nuclear transport factor 2 family protein, with the protein MSDANNALISRFYQAFQRLDAEAMSACYTDDVLFSDPAFGELHGRDAGDMWRMLTTRAKDFSLTFDNVRSDERTGGAHWVATYLFSQTGNIVINDIQARFVFRDGKICEHHDSFDLWRWSRQALGTKGLLLGWTPLVRNAVRSQALKGLRAFQASR; encoded by the coding sequence ATGAGTGATGCCAACAACGCCTTGATCAGCCGTTTTTATCAAGCCTTCCAGCGCCTGGACGCCGAAGCCATGAGCGCTTGCTACACCGACGACGTGCTGTTCAGCGACCCGGCGTTTGGCGAACTGCATGGGCGCGATGCCGGCGACATGTGGCGCATGTTGACGACTCGGGCCAAGGACTTTTCCCTGACCTTCGATAACGTGCGCAGCGATGAGCGTACCGGCGGTGCTCATTGGGTGGCGACGTATTTGTTCAGCCAGACCGGCAACATCGTGATCAATGACATTCAGGCGCGCTTCGTTTTTCGCGACGGCAAGATCTGCGAGCACCACGACAGCTTCGATCTGTGGCGCTGGTCTCGCCAGGCATTGGGCACCAAGGGTCTGTTGCTGGGCTGGACACCGCTGGTGCGCAACGCCGTAAGGTCCCAGGCGCTCAAGGGGCTGCGGGCGTTCCAGGCCAGTCGCTGA
- a CDS encoding CynX/NimT family MFS transporter: MNPEPELSMSRDLLDPATSTAPKRAAELEELLIDAEADDEQAQQRHPLVRRPWLLLLGLILVALNLRPALSSMAPLLSEVSRSLGLSAAQAGLLTTLPVLCLGLFAPLAPVLARRFGAERVVLGILLTLAGGIVLRSAFGQVGLFVGSILAGASIGVIGVLLPGIVKRDFAKQAGTMTGVYTMALCLGAAMAAGATVPLSEHLGHSWALGLGFWVVPALLAAVFWLPQVGEKHGAHQVAYRVRGLLRDPLAWQVTLYMGLQSSLAYIVFGWLPSILIGRGLTPTQAGLVLSGSVIVQLISSLAAPWLATRGKDQRLAIVIVMLMVLGGLFGCLYAPLDGLWGWAILLGLGQGGAFSLALTLIVLRSRDAHVAANLSSMAQGFGYTLASLGPFAVGVVHDLTGGWHALGWIFGLVGLGAIIAGIGAGRALYVGVSSERVTDRH; this comes from the coding sequence ATGAACCCTGAACCAGAGCTTTCCATGTCCCGCGATCTGCTTGACCCTGCCACTTCGACGGCGCCCAAACGCGCCGCCGAACTTGAAGAACTGTTGATCGACGCCGAGGCCGACGATGAGCAGGCCCAGCAGCGCCATCCGTTGGTGCGTCGCCCCTGGCTGTTGCTGCTTGGGTTGATCCTGGTGGCGCTGAACCTGCGTCCGGCGTTGTCGAGCATGGCGCCGTTGCTCAGCGAAGTGTCGAGAAGCCTCGGCCTGTCGGCTGCCCAGGCCGGTTTGCTGACCACATTGCCTGTGCTTTGCCTGGGCTTGTTCGCGCCGCTGGCACCGGTGCTGGCGCGGCGCTTCGGTGCCGAACGCGTGGTGCTGGGGATCTTGTTGACGCTGGCGGGCGGGATTGTCTTGCGCAGCGCCTTCGGTCAGGTCGGGCTGTTTGTCGGCAGCATCCTGGCCGGCGCGAGTATCGGTGTGATCGGCGTGCTGCTGCCGGGCATCGTCAAACGTGACTTCGCCAAGCAGGCTGGCACCATGACCGGTGTCTACACCATGGCTTTATGCCTGGGCGCGGCGATGGCGGCCGGGGCGACGGTGCCGTTGAGCGAGCACCTTGGCCACAGTTGGGCCTTGGGCCTGGGGTTCTGGGTGGTCCCGGCGCTGCTGGCCGCGGTGTTCTGGTTGCCGCAAGTGGGCGAGAAACACGGTGCCCACCAAGTGGCGTACCGGGTTCGCGGCTTGCTGCGTGATCCCCTGGCCTGGCAAGTGACGTTGTACATGGGGCTGCAATCGTCCCTGGCCTACATCGTCTTTGGCTGGCTGCCGTCGATCCTGATTGGACGTGGCCTGACCCCGACTCAAGCCGGGCTCGTGCTGTCCGGTTCGGTCATCGTGCAGTTGATCAGTTCCCTCGCGGCGCCTTGGCTGGCAACACGCGGCAAAGACCAGCGCCTGGCCATCGTGATCGTCATGCTCATGGTCCTGGGCGGGCTGTTCGGTTGCCTCTACGCTCCGCTCGATGGCTTGTGGGGCTGGGCGATCCTGCTGGGCTTGGGGCAGGGTGGGGCATTCAGCCTGGCGCTCACGCTGATCGTGTTGCGTTCGCGGGACGCTCACGTGGCCGCCAACCTTTCCAGCATGGCCCAGGGCTTCGGCTATACGTTGGCGTCGCTGGGGCCGTTCGCCGTGGGTGTGGTCCACGACTTGACCGGCGGCTGGCATGCCCTGGGCTGGATCTTCGGCCTGGTTGGCCTGGGGGCGATCATCGCGGGCATCGGCGCAGGCCGGGCGTTGTACGTTGGGGTCAGCAGCGAAAGGGTCACTGACCGTCATTGA
- a CDS encoding FadR/GntR family transcriptional regulator: MSDISPLMKRSLVDQALEQLRRRISDGVWAVGQRLPTEPELVAELGISRNTVREAMRVLAFSGLIEIRQGDGSYVRAVVDPLDTLKVLSRCSLEQARETRHILEVEAIGLAALRRTDEDLLALRRALQDSAEHYHGDLEHYIACDLVFHRLLVDAAHNPALSELYRYFSSVIGAQLRQSLNITPRHQHVFDLHVEILEAVERQDPEQAKALCRQLINEP, from the coding sequence ATGTCAGATATTTCTCCATTAATGAAACGCTCCTTGGTCGATCAGGCCTTGGAACAATTGCGCCGGCGTATCAGCGATGGGGTGTGGGCTGTCGGCCAGCGCTTGCCCACCGAGCCGGAGCTGGTGGCGGAGCTGGGTATCAGCCGTAACACCGTGCGCGAAGCCATGCGCGTGCTGGCGTTTTCCGGGTTGATCGAGATCCGCCAGGGCGACGGCAGCTACGTGCGGGCAGTGGTTGACCCGCTGGATACGCTCAAGGTGCTGTCGCGCTGTTCGCTGGAACAGGCCCGGGAAACCCGGCATATCCTGGAGGTGGAGGCCATTGGCCTGGCGGCGCTGCGGCGTACCGATGAGGATCTGCTTGCCTTGCGCCGGGCGCTGCAGGACAGCGCCGAGCACTATCACGGCGACCTGGAGCACTACATCGCCTGCGACCTGGTGTTCCACCGCCTCCTGGTGGATGCCGCGCACAACCCTGCGCTCAGTGAACTCTATCGCTACTTCTCCAGCGTCATTGGCGCACAGCTGCGCCAGAGCCTCAACATCACCCCGCGCCATCAACATGTGTTCGACCTGCACGTCGAAATTCTCGAAGCCGTCGAACGCCAAGACCCGGAGCAGGCCAAGGCCCTTTGCCGGCAGTTGATCAATGAACCCTGA
- a CDS encoding type II toxin-antitoxin system MqsR family toxin encodes MEKNTPHYALVAIQADVRRLKGKAFTSTAKNTARTLGLNVSDMQQVIHGLERKQFYKSMTTYDDHRVWHDVYHAHSHGLEIYLKVMCRPSGGPPVISFKEKNS; translated from the coding sequence ATGGAAAAGAACACACCCCATTACGCCTTGGTGGCGATACAGGCGGATGTCAGGCGGCTTAAAGGGAAAGCTTTCACCAGCACTGCGAAGAACACTGCTCGGACGCTCGGTTTAAACGTCTCGGACATGCAGCAGGTCATCCATGGGCTTGAGCGAAAACAGTTCTACAAATCGATGACTACCTATGACGATCATCGAGTCTGGCATGACGTCTATCACGCCCATTCACACGGTCTGGAGATTTACCTGAAGGTAATGTGCCGCCCCAGTGGAGGCCCACCGGTAATTTCCTTCAAGGAGAAAAACTCATGA
- a CDS encoding type II TA system antitoxin MqsA family protein has translation MKNQQCFSCGAQEGMLHFEGRGETMSVKGLECRVDDLSGWECQMCGEVELDSSCSDRYDHAGDELVNAARRMIGEEMKRIRRKLHLSQKEAVSFLSGGGHNAFSRYERGEVLPPKALMLLMRLLDRYPHLLADARTLAEGVDLRGFKTTVHKEHETLTTH, from the coding sequence ATGAAAAATCAGCAGTGCTTCAGCTGTGGTGCCCAGGAGGGCATGTTGCATTTCGAAGGTCGCGGCGAAACCATGAGCGTCAAGGGACTGGAATGCCGGGTCGATGACTTGTCTGGCTGGGAATGTCAGATGTGCGGCGAAGTCGAGCTCGATTCAAGCTGCTCGGATCGCTACGACCACGCAGGTGATGAGCTGGTCAACGCGGCCAGGAGAATGATCGGCGAAGAGATGAAACGCATCCGTCGCAAACTGCATCTGTCGCAAAAAGAAGCGGTGTCGTTTTTGTCAGGTGGCGGACACAACGCGTTTTCCCGCTATGAGCGCGGTGAGGTATTGCCACCAAAAGCGTTGATGCTGCTGATGCGCCTGCTTGATCGCTACCCGCATTTGCTTGCAGATGCACGAACCCTGGCTGAAGGTGTGGACTTGAGAGGATTCAAGACTACGGTGCACAAAGAGCACGAAACCCTCACGACTCACTGA
- a CDS encoding amino acid ABC transporter ATP-binding protein has protein sequence MSEAIKQPVSPEGIIQMQGVNKWYGQFHVLKDINLNVQQGERIVLCGPSGSGKSTTIRCLNRLEEHQQGRIVVDGVELTNDLKQIEAIRREVGMVFQHFNLFPHLTILQNCTLAPMWVRKMPKRKAEEIAMHYLERVRIPEQAHKYPGQLSGGQQQRVAIARALCMKPKIMLFDEPTSALDPEMVKEVLDTMIGLAEDGMTMLCVTHEMGFARTVANRVIFMDKGEIVEQAAPNDFFDNPQNDRTKLFLSQILH, from the coding sequence ATGAGTGAAGCGATCAAACAGCCTGTGAGCCCTGAAGGCATTATTCAGATGCAGGGCGTAAACAAGTGGTACGGCCAGTTCCACGTGTTGAAAGACATCAACCTGAACGTCCAGCAGGGCGAACGTATCGTGTTGTGCGGCCCGTCGGGCTCCGGCAAGTCCACCACCATCCGCTGCCTCAACCGCCTGGAAGAGCACCAGCAGGGTCGTATCGTGGTCGACGGCGTGGAACTGACCAACGACCTCAAGCAGATCGAAGCGATCCGCCGTGAAGTCGGCATGGTGTTCCAGCACTTCAACCTGTTCCCGCACCTGACCATCCTGCAGAACTGCACCCTGGCGCCAATGTGGGTACGCAAGATGCCCAAGCGCAAGGCCGAGGAAATCGCCATGCACTACCTGGAGCGCGTGCGCATCCCAGAGCAGGCGCACAAGTACCCGGGCCAGCTCTCCGGCGGTCAGCAACAGCGCGTGGCCATCGCCCGTGCCCTGTGCATGAAGCCGAAAATCATGCTGTTCGATGAGCCGACCTCGGCCCTCGACCCGGAAATGGTGAAAGAAGTGCTGGACACCATGATCGGCCTGGCCGAAGACGGCATGACCATGCTCTGCGTGACCCACGAGATGGGCTTTGCCCGTACCGTGGCCAACCGCGTGATCTTCATGGACAAGGGTGAAATCGTCGAGCAGGCAGCGCCGAACGACTTCTTCGACAACCCGCAGAATGACCGCACCAAGCTGTTCCTGAGCCAGATCCTGCATTGA
- a CDS encoding amino acid ABC transporter permease, with product MTSHTFKPDMPPPSNSIGVLAWMRANMFSSWLNTLLTLFAFYLIYLVVPPLLSWAIIDANWVGTTRADCTKDGACWVFIQQRFGQFMYGYYPTDLRWRVDLTVWLAVIGVAPLFISRFPRKAIYGLSFLVLYPIIAWCLLHGGVFGLKAVATSQWGGLMLTLVIATVGIAGALPLGIVLALGRRSNMPAIRVVCVTFIEFWRGVPLITVLFMSSVMLPLFLPEGMNFDKLLRALIGVILFQSAYVAEVVRGGLQAIPKGQYEAAAAMGLGYWRSMGLVILPQALKMVIPGIVNTFIALFKDTSLVIIIGLFDLLNSVKQAAADPKWLGMATEGYVFAALVFWIFCFGMSRYSMHLERKLDTGHKR from the coding sequence ATGACATCCCATACTTTCAAACCTGACATGCCCCCTCCGAGCAACAGCATCGGCGTGCTGGCGTGGATGCGCGCGAACATGTTCTCCAGCTGGCTCAACACGCTGCTGACACTGTTTGCGTTCTACCTGATCTACCTGGTGGTTCCACCGCTTCTCAGTTGGGCGATTATCGATGCCAACTGGGTCGGTACCACCCGTGCCGACTGCACCAAGGACGGCGCCTGCTGGGTGTTCATCCAGCAGCGTTTCGGTCAGTTCATGTACGGCTACTACCCGACGGACCTGCGCTGGCGCGTCGACCTGACCGTATGGCTGGCAGTGATCGGTGTGGCGCCGCTGTTCATCTCGCGCTTCCCGCGCAAGGCGATCTACGGCCTGAGCTTCCTGGTGCTGTATCCCATCATCGCCTGGTGCCTGCTGCACGGTGGCGTATTCGGCCTGAAGGCCGTGGCAACCAGCCAATGGGGCGGCCTGATGCTGACCCTGGTGATCGCCACCGTCGGTATCGCTGGCGCATTGCCGCTGGGTATAGTCCTGGCCCTGGGTCGGCGCTCGAACATGCCAGCGATTCGCGTCGTCTGCGTGACCTTCATCGAGTTCTGGCGCGGCGTGCCGTTGATCACGGTGCTGTTCATGTCCTCGGTGATGCTGCCGCTGTTCCTGCCTGAAGGCATGAACTTCGACAAGCTGCTGCGGGCACTGATCGGCGTGATCCTGTTCCAGTCGGCTTACGTGGCTGAAGTGGTGCGTGGTGGCCTGCAAGCAATCCCCAAAGGTCAGTACGAAGCGGCCGCGGCGATGGGCCTGGGCTACTGGCGCAGCATGGGCCTGGTGATTTTGCCGCAAGCCCTGAAGATGGTGATCCCGGGTATCGTCAACACCTTCATCGCGTTGTTCAAGGACACCAGCCTGGTAATCATCATCGGCCTGTTCGACCTGCTCAACAGCGTGAAACAAGCTGCCGCGGACCCGAAATGGCTGGGCATGGCTACTGAAGGTTATGTGTTCGCCGCCCTGGTGTTCTGGATTTTCTGTTTTGGTATGTCCCGCTATTCCATGCATTTGGAACGCAAGCTGGACACTGGCCACAAGCGTTAG
- a CDS encoding amino acid ABC transporter permease has product MQNSIGAPKQRLSLSDPRVRAWVFQIVTIVAVISLGWFLFDNTQTNLEHRGITSGFSFLERSAGFGIAQTLIDYTEADSYARVFVIGLLNTLLVTFIGVILATILGFIVGVARLSKNWIIAKVATVYVEVFRNIPPLLQILFWYFAVFLTMPGPRAAHNFGDTFFVSSRGLNMPAALTADGFWPFVTSVVLAIVAIVLMTRWANKRFEATGEPFHKFWVGLALFLVIPALCALIFGAPVRWEMPTLQGFNFVGGWVLIPELLALTLALTVYTAAFIAEIVRSGIKSVSHGQTEAAHSLGLRNGPTLRKVIIPQALRVIIPPLTSQYLNLAKNSSLAAGIGYPEMVSLFAGTVLNQTGQAIEVIAITMSVYLAISISISLLMNWYNKRIALIER; this is encoded by the coding sequence ATGCAAAATTCAATCGGCGCACCTAAGCAGAGGCTCAGCCTCAGCGATCCACGAGTGCGTGCGTGGGTATTTCAGATCGTCACCATCGTGGCGGTTATCTCGCTGGGTTGGTTTCTGTTCGATAACACGCAGACCAACCTCGAGCACCGGGGCATCACTTCCGGTTTCAGCTTCCTGGAGCGCAGTGCCGGTTTCGGCATCGCTCAAACCCTGATCGACTATACCGAGGCGGACAGTTATGCCCGCGTCTTTGTCATCGGGCTGCTCAATACGCTGCTGGTGACATTCATTGGTGTCATCCTGGCGACGATTCTCGGTTTCATAGTCGGTGTGGCCCGACTGTCGAAAAACTGGATCATCGCCAAAGTAGCGACGGTGTATGTGGAGGTTTTCCGCAACATCCCGCCGCTGCTACAGATCCTGTTCTGGTACTTCGCGGTGTTCCTGACCATGCCGGGGCCGCGGGCCGCCCATAACTTCGGCGACACCTTCTTTGTCAGCAGCCGGGGTTTGAACATGCCGGCCGCGCTGACTGCGGACGGGTTCTGGCCGTTCGTGACCAGCGTCGTGCTGGCCATCGTCGCCATCGTACTGATGACGCGCTGGGCGAATAAGCGTTTCGAAGCAACCGGCGAGCCGTTCCACAAATTCTGGGTTGGCCTGGCGCTGTTCCTGGTCATCCCGGCACTGTGCGCCCTCATCTTCGGCGCGCCTGTACGTTGGGAAATGCCGACGCTGCAAGGCTTCAACTTTGTTGGCGGCTGGGTGCTGATTCCGGAATTGCTGGCCTTGACCCTGGCGCTGACGGTGTACACCGCGGCGTTCATCGCCGAAATCGTGCGTTCGGGCATCAAGTCGGTGAGCCATGGCCAGACCGAGGCGGCTCACTCGCTGGGCCTGCGCAACGGGCCGACCCTGCGCAAGGTGATCATCCCGCAAGCCCTGCGTGTGATCATCCCGCCGCTGACCAGCCAATACCTGAACCTGGCGAAGAACTCTTCGCTGGCGGCCGGTATCGGTTACCCGGAAATGGTTTCGTTGTTTGCCGGCACGGTGCTGAACCAGACCGGGCAGGCCATTGAGGTCATTGCCATCACCATGAGCGTGTACCTGGCGATCAGTATCAGCATTTCCCTGCTGATGAACTGGTACAACAAGCGCATTGCGCTGATCGAGCGGTGA